In bacterium YEK0313, one genomic interval encodes:
- the comR_1 gene encoding HTH-type transcriptional repressor ComR: MASEAKSRGGRPWSFDREAAIETALRLFWRHGYEGVSIGDLTQAIGIAPPSLYAAFGSKAGLYREAIDRYERGFGPCDTATVDAAASLAEAVRLLLENAATAVVHPERERGCLISSGMVACHPDHSALAREVAARRDRMRDRIAETLRPFARDHDLARLARHLAAVMQGMSIQARDGATRADLQDIVEETIAGIAARHGKAEI; this comes from the coding sequence ATGGCAAGCGAGGCGAAATCACGCGGCGGGCGACCCTGGAGCTTCGACCGCGAGGCGGCGATCGAAACCGCGCTGCGCCTGTTCTGGCGCCATGGCTATGAAGGCGTATCGATCGGCGATCTGACGCAGGCCATCGGCATTGCGCCTCCGAGCCTCTATGCCGCCTTCGGCAGCAAGGCGGGGCTCTATCGGGAGGCGATCGATCGGTACGAACGCGGCTTCGGCCCATGCGACACCGCGACGGTGGACGCTGCGGCCTCGCTCGCCGAGGCGGTCCGGCTGTTGCTGGAAAACGCGGCCACCGCGGTCGTCCACCCGGAGCGTGAGCGCGGCTGCCTGATTTCGAGCGGCATGGTCGCCTGCCACCCCGACCATTCCGCGCTGGCCCGCGAGGTCGCGGCCCGGCGCGACCGAATGCGCGACAGGATCGCCGAGACGCTGCGGCCCTTTGCCCGCGACCATGACCTCGCCCGCCTGGCGCGTCACCTCGCCGCCGTGATGCAGGGCATGTCGATCCAGGCCAGGGACGGCGCAACCCGGGCGGACCTGCAGGACATCGTCGAAGAAACCATCGCGGGCATTGCCGCGCGCCACGGCAAGGCTGAGATCTAG